One region of Acropora muricata isolate sample 2 chromosome 13, ASM3666990v1, whole genome shotgun sequence genomic DNA includes:
- the LOC136896752 gene encoding uncharacterized protein: MPITQDKPDFILTTDASKIGWGAVCGDHKTGGCWDYHINYLESKAVLLGLKSLCSGTQNKHIRIQSDNTTTAAYHNAMGGIKSLNCNDMAIQIWGWCSQRNIWISASHIPGSTNVEADKESRKINDSKEWSLCMIVYNRLAQLWGPFQLDNTLPSEDRGGPIFRSASCPPVAHTTLVSSASTVLGGPPSPFTATQRSTDSTSQHNSSSIGKDPKTVSMSSLRQSILKRNISEAATSIIMQSWSANTHKQYQTYVAQWLEFCPGRETNPYDPPIGTVLDFLVILHDKGLKHSTLNTVKSAISAVVLPTNNHTIGTHPLVSRFMRGIYKSNPRTPRYHTTWKVQTVLTYLSSQDSVEKLDLKSLTLKPLMLIALVSAKRGQSVHMLDTACMKVTESSYEFSLPEHVKQSRPSFKMPSVILEAYPVNKALCVYSHLTEYLRRTQSLRGAETKLFISFIRIRTTMERASIDISMFKPHSTSIAATSKAKGASVPIQEILRTAGWSSSGTFDRFYDKPLTEESTFASAVLNNA; this comes from the exons ATGCCCATCACTCAGGACAAGCCTGACTTTATCCTTACAACTGATGCCTCAAAAATTGGCTGGGGGGCTGTATGTGGTGATCACAAAACTGGAGGCTGTTGGGATTACCACATTAACTATCTAGAGTCCAAAGCTGTCCTGTTAGGACTTAAGTCACTATGCAGTGGGACGCAAAACAAACATATTCGCATTCAATCGGATAACACCACCACAGCGGCCTATCACAATGCCATGGGTGGCATTAAATCTCTTAACTGTAATGACATGGCCATCCAAATCTGGGGATGGTGTTCTCAGAGGAACATTTGGATTAGTGCTTCCCACATTCCTGGCAGTACTAATGTCGAGGCAGATAAAGAGTCTAGGAAGATTAACGACTCCAAAGAATGGTCACTATGTATGATAGTTTACAATAGGCTTGCCCAGCTTTGGGGCCCTTTCCAA CTTGATAACACTTTGCCTTCAGAAGATAGAGGAGGACCAATCTTCAGGAGTGCTTCTTGTCCCCCTGTGGCCCACACAACCCTGGTTTCCAGTGCCTCTACGGTCCTTGGTGGACCACCCTCGCCTTTTACCGCAACCCAGAGATCTACTGACTCAACCTCACAGCACAACTCCTCATCCATTGGGAAAGACCCTAAAACTGTTAGCATGTCAAGTCTCCGGCAAAGCATCCTTAAGAGAAACATTTCAGAGGCAGCGACATCAATCATCATGCAGTCCTGGTCTGCCAACACCCATAAGCAGTACCAAACATATGTCGCACAGTGGCTCGAATTTTGTCCTGGACGGGAAACTAATCCATATGATCCCCCTATAGGAACTGTGTTGGATTTTTTAGTGATACTGCATGACAAAGGTCTGAAACACTCTACTCTGAACACAGTAAAAAGTGCCATTTCAGCAGTTGTTTTACCTACCAACAATCACACTATTGGTACTCACCCCCTGGTGTCAAGATTCATGAGAGGAATTTACAAGTCTAACCCACGAACACCTAGATACCACACCACCTGGAAGGTCCAGACGGTGCTTACGTACTTATCATCTCAGGACTCTGTGGAGAAGTTAGATCTGAAATCCTTGACACTTAAACCACTTATGCTTATTGCCCTAGTGTCCGCTAAAAGAGGACAAAGTGTACATATGCTAGACACTGCGTGTATGAAAGTGACTGAATCATCTTATGAGTTTTCATTACCAGAGCATGTCAAACAAAGCAGGCCTAGTTTTAAGATGCCATCAGTAATACTTGAGGCATATCCTGTCAACAAAGCTTTGTGTGTGTACAGTCATTTAACAGAATACCTTAGGCGGACACAATCTCTCCGAGGAGctgaaacaaaacttttcatAAGTTTCATAAGGATTCGAACAACCATGGAAAGAGCCAGCATAGATATTTCGATGTTTAAACCCCACAGCACTTCAATCGCTGCGACTTCTAAGGCTAAGGGTGCATCCGTCCCTATTCAAGAAATTTTGCGAACTGCAGGCTGGTCGTCATCTGGGACATTTGATCGGTTCTATGACAAACCCCTCACGGAGGAAAGTACCTTTGCATCAGCAGTTCTGAACAATGCTTAA